A region from the Rosa rugosa chromosome 6, drRosRugo1.1, whole genome shotgun sequence genome encodes:
- the LOC133717272 gene encoding cytochrome P450 714A1-like, translating to MELSLHFRLVSSLVLLGLVGFFLHLYNTVWLKSVRLRRKLQMQGIKGPTPSLLYGNLAEMQKIQLQAQKSPNHSEFVAHDYTSSLFPYFERWRKEYGLIYTYSTGLRQHLYVNQPELVKEMNQCNSLDLGKPSYVSKRLAPMLGNGILRSNGIFWLQQRKIVAPEFFRDKVKAMVGLMLESAQPLLRKWEECIEGQGGMRAEIQVDEHLRGFSADVIARACFGSSYSKGKEIFSKLRSLQEIMSHQPFLFGSFSNLGGLKKQKEISCLEREIESLIWETVKEREREGLETSSSEKDLLQLILVGAMSDQSLGKGKDSSKRFKVDNCKNIYFAGHESTGVAASWCLMLLALHPEWQSRIRTELAEVCPDGQLDANSLPQLKTINMVIQEVMRLYPPAAFVSREALEDTQVGNISIPKGVYLWTLIPTLHRDTDIWGQDANEFKPERFIDGVSKACKFPQAYIPFGLGPRTCLGKNFAMVQLKVVLSLIISKFTFSLSPKYRHSPAFKMIVEPGNGVHILIQKSHL from the exons atggagctcTCTCTTCATTTCAGACTCGTTTCTTCCTTAGTTCTTTTGGGACTGGTTGgcttctttcttcatctctacAACACAGTCTGGTTGAAGTCCGTGAGGCTCCGAAGGAAGCTCCAAATGCAAGGCATCAAAGGCCCTACACCTTCTTTACTATATGGGAATCTCGCTGAGATGCAGAAAATCCAACTCCAAGCTCAGAAGTCTCCAAATCACTCTGAATTTGTAGCCCACGACTACACTTCCAGCCTCTTCCCGTATTTCGAACGCTGGCGAAAAGAATACG GTTTAATTTACACGTATTCAACAGGATTGAGGCAACATTTATATGTGAACCAACCAGAGCTAGTGAAGGAAATGAACCAGTGTAATAGTTTGGATTTAGGTAAGCCTTCCTATGTAAGCAAGAGACTTGCTCCCATGCTTGGAAATGGAATTCTTAGATCCAATGGCATATTTTGGTTACAACAAAGAAAAATTGTCGCACCTGAGTTTTTCAGAGACAAAGTCAAG GCGATGGTAGGGTTGATGTTGGAGTCGGCGCAACCATTGCTTAGAAAATGGGAGGAGTGTATTGAAGGACAAGGAGGTATGAGAGCAGAGATTCAAGTAGATGAGCATTTAAGGGGTTTCTCAGCTGATGTTATCGCAAGGGCTTGTTTTGGGAGTTCTTATTCTAAGGGCAAAGAGATTTTCTCAAAGCTTAGAAGTCTTCAGGAAATAATGTCTCATCAACCCTTCCTCTTTGGATCATTTTCTAATTTAGG AGGGTTGAAAAAGCAAAAGGAGATAAGttgtttagagagagagatagagtcaTTGATATGGGAAACTGTGAAAGAACGAGAACGAGAAGGGTTAGAGACTTCTTCGTCAGAAAAGGATCTATTGCAGTTAATATTAGTGGGAGCCATGAGTGACCAAAGCCTAGGCAAAGGCAAGGATTCATCCAAGCGATTCAAAGTTGACAACtgcaagaacatttactttgCAGGGCATGAATCCACTGGTGTTGCTGCCTCTTGGTGTTTGATGCTACTCGCTTTACATCCCGAGTGGCAATCTCGAATCAGGACCGAGTTGGCAGAAGTTTGCCCCGATGGTCAGCTAGATGCTAATTCACTCCCTCAATTGAAAACG ATAAATATGGTGATTCAAGAAGTCATGCGTCTATACCCACCAGCTGCTTTTGTATCAAGAGAAGCACTTGAAGACACCCAGGTGGGAAACATAAGCATTCCGAAAGGGGTATACTTGTGGACTTTGATCCCAACATTGCACAGAGACACAGACATTTGGGGACAAGATGCAAATGAATTCAAACCTGAGAGGTTCATTGATGGTGTCTCAAAGGCTTGCAAGTTTCCTCAAGCCTATATCCCCTTTGGTTTGGGTCCTCGAACCTGTTTAGGCAAAAACTTTGCTATGGTACAATTGAAGGTTGTCCTCTCCCTCATTATCTCCAAGTTCACTTTCTCTCTATCACCCAAATACAGACACTCCCCTGCTTTCAAAATGATTGTAGAGCCTGGAAACGGTGTACATATTCTCATTCAAAAATCTCATCTGTAG
- the LOC133717232 gene encoding uncharacterized protein LOC133717232 has protein sequence MADPTRPEFDILNSEGLEYHRWVSDMETAFVAKDYTATITDPKDDELSNKVKADALIFLRRHIDPSLRWEYLQLKTPKALWDALKGRFGNIHDTLLPGLAVQWNGIRFLDYKKVNDFNKDMLRLKARLNFCGREITEDDMIYKTLTTFPNSAFILANQYQLDYDNKRITTFNKLISLLQVAERQNKILLNNNARPTGTKKIPEANYGKMKGGNNSNARGFRRADPYPHGNNAPRGKGHGDHGNKMPKERVDNEPCYRCGFIGHWYKNCQANNRVAANYKRYRESKEQEAHYMEEGGHDLDVNLTIADFNGKEELAKSMDALNLDWSALFILFSKDSCEGIMPHF, from the coding sequence atggctgatccaactcgacctgaatttgacatcttgaactcagaaggacttgagtaccaccgttgggtttccgatatggaaactgcctttgtggcaaaagactacactgccaccattaccgaccccaaagatgatgaactatctaataaggtgaaagcagaTGCCTTAATTtttctgaggcgacatattgatcctagcctacgctgggagtaccttcagttgaagacacccaaagcactgtgggatgcccttaaaggacgttttgggaacattcacgATACTTTGCTCCCAGGACTGGCTGTTCAGTGGAATGGAATCCGTTTTCTTGACTATAAaaaggtcaatgacttcaacaaggacatgttgcgcttaaaggcacgtctcaatttctgtggaagggaaatcacagaagatgatatgatctacaAGACTCTTACCACCTTTCCTAATTCAGCttttatactagcgaaccagtatcaGTTGGattatgacaacaaaagaatcacaaccttcaataagttgataagcctactgcaagtggctgagagacaAAATAAGATTCTCTTGAATAACAATGCCAGGCCcactgggacaaagaaaattcccgaggctaattatggaaaaatgaaaggTGGAAATAACTCCAATGCAAGGGGGTTtagacgtgctgatccctacccacatggcaacaatgcaccacgtggaaagggacatGGGGATCATGGAAACAAGATGCCAAAGGAAAGAGTtgacaatgaaccatgctataggtgtggattcattgggcattggtacaagaactgccaagcaaacaacagagtagcagccaattacaagaggtatagagagtctaaagaacaagaggctcactatatggaagaaggaggtcatGACCTAGACGTCAACCTtacaattgcagacttcaatggcaaaGAGGAACTTGCTAAGTCAATGGATGCTCTCAATCTTGACTGGTCTgctttattcattttattttccaaagacagttgtgaaggcataatgcctcatttttaa